A region of Mesorhizobium sp. M3A.F.Ca.ET.080.04.2.1 DNA encodes the following proteins:
- the rirA gene encoding iron-responsive transcriptional regulator RirA, whose amino-acid sequence MRLTRQTNYAMRILMYCAANTDRLSRIPEIATAYSVSELFLFKILQPLVEAGLVETVRGRNGGVRLGRPAEQITLFDVVRVTEESFAMAECFENDAAECPLVDSCALNSALREALNAFFAVLSRYTIADLIAARPNVRSLLGIDLLEQRAPAA is encoded by the coding sequence ATGCGGCTGACCCGCCAGACCAACTATGCCATGCGCATCCTGATGTATTGCGCAGCCAACACGGACCGGCTGAGCCGAATCCCCGAGATTGCCACCGCCTACTCGGTGTCGGAACTGTTCCTGTTCAAGATCCTCCAGCCGCTGGTCGAGGCCGGCCTGGTCGAGACCGTGCGTGGCAGGAACGGCGGCGTCAGGCTCGGCCGCCCGGCCGAACAGATCACGCTGTTCGATGTCGTGCGCGTCACCGAAGAAAGCTTCGCCATGGCCGAATGCTTCGAGAACGACGCCGCCGAATGCCCTTTGGTCGACAGCTGCGCCTTGAATTCGGCGCTGCGTGAGGCGCTCAACGCCTTCTTCGCCGTGCTCTCCCGCTACACGATCGCCGACCTCATCGCGGCGCGCCCGAACGTGCGCAGCCTGCTTGGCATCGACCTCCTGGAGCAGCGCGCCCCGGCCGCTTGA
- a CDS encoding DUF445 domain-containing protein gives MSQSVQASVAFGGDTAKLTALRRTKSVAAAALALCIAVFALAKSFQGSQPWLGFVAAFAEAATIGGLADWYAVVALFRRPLGLPIPHTAIIPENQHRIADNLGRFIEANFLAPEPVREKLAEVDFAALVADWLADAERAAGLSRFVARLVPQTLAAVEQSGLRDFVTSRMLEQIEKVPLAPLAAELLSAMTEDRRHQKLFDEFTRVVGRFLNDEQALATMREKIREELPSLFNLFRADAYLLKKIVASAGSLLEEVRTDPDHPMRSEFDRFTTGFIERLRTSKQYARRAEKMKRDFLVRPEMKALAGDMWTSLRLLIEQDANAPNSAIRAHLANMFVEIGRQLADDARIRADMNRGFVVALASFVENQKSGVSKFIADQVKRWDLGQLTRLIEMNIGKDLQYIRFNGMVIGGLAGLVLYTAERLFLLD, from the coding sequence ATGTCACAATCGGTTCAGGCCAGCGTTGCCTTCGGCGGCGATACCGCCAAGCTTACCGCGCTCAGGCGCACCAAATCCGTTGCCGCAGCGGCGCTGGCGCTTTGCATCGCCGTCTTCGCGCTCGCCAAGTCCTTCCAGGGCAGCCAACCATGGCTCGGTTTCGTCGCTGCCTTCGCGGAAGCGGCGACCATTGGCGGGCTGGCCGACTGGTATGCCGTCGTTGCACTGTTCAGGCGGCCGCTCGGGCTGCCGATCCCGCATACCGCCATCATTCCTGAGAATCAGCACCGCATCGCCGACAATCTCGGCCGCTTCATCGAAGCCAATTTCCTGGCGCCGGAACCAGTGCGGGAAAAGCTCGCCGAGGTCGACTTCGCCGCTTTGGTCGCCGATTGGCTGGCCGACGCCGAACGCGCCGCCGGCCTGTCGCGGTTCGTCGCCCGGCTGGTGCCGCAAACCCTTGCGGCGGTCGAGCAGTCCGGGTTACGTGACTTCGTCACCAGCCGCATGCTTGAGCAGATCGAAAAGGTGCCTCTGGCGCCGCTCGCCGCAGAGCTTCTGTCGGCGATGACCGAGGACCGCCGCCACCAGAAGCTCTTCGACGAATTCACCAGGGTGGTCGGACGTTTCCTGAACGACGAGCAGGCCTTGGCGACGATGCGCGAAAAAATCCGCGAGGAACTGCCTTCGCTGTTCAACCTGTTTCGTGCCGATGCCTATCTCTTGAAGAAGATCGTCGCGTCCGCCGGATCGCTGCTCGAGGAGGTGCGCACCGATCCCGACCATCCGATGCGATCCGAGTTCGACCGTTTTACAACAGGATTTATCGAGCGGCTGCGAACGTCCAAGCAATATGCCAGACGCGCCGAGAAGATGAAGCGCGATTTCCTGGTCCGGCCGGAGATGAAGGCGCTGGCGGGCGACATGTGGACAAGCCTGCGGCTCTTGATCGAGCAGGACGCCAACGCGCCCAATTCGGCGATCCGCGCGCATCTCGCCAATATGTTTGTCGAGATCGGCCGCCAACTGGCCGACGACGCCCGGATCAGGGCGGACATGAACCGGGGCTTCGTCGTGGCGCTGGCATCCTTCGTGGAGAACCAGAAGAGCGGCGTGTCGAAATTCATAGCCGACCAGGTCAAGCGCTGGGACCTGGGTCAACTGACGCGGCTGATCGAGATGAACATCGGCAAGGACCTGCAATATATCCGCTTCAACGGCATGGTGATTGGCGGACTGGCCGGCCTGGTGCTGTACACGGCGGAGCGGCTCTTTCTCCTCGATTGA
- a CDS encoding phasin family protein → MAKRPESDSFLDMFSRFGRDLKVPNVDVEAIISHHRKNLEALEKSVKAGAAGASSMMSRQREMVQEALHEIADMAQNYKVPGNPQDLVARQAEFARKSFDAALRNAGEVAEMARKSGAESVEILRERIKEAMAEIRAGYDKK, encoded by the coding sequence ATGGCCAAGCGACCGGAATCCGACTCTTTTCTGGACATGTTCAGCAGGTTCGGCCGCGACCTCAAGGTACCGAATGTCGATGTCGAGGCGATCATCAGCCATCACCGCAAGAATCTCGAAGCGCTTGAGAAATCGGTGAAAGCAGGGGCCGCCGGCGCATCTTCGATGATGTCCAGGCAGCGCGAAATGGTGCAGGAGGCGCTGCACGAGATCGCCGATATGGCGCAAAACTACAAGGTTCCTGGCAATCCACAGGACCTGGTCGCAAGGCAGGCGGAGTTTGCCAGGAAGTCTTTCGATGCGGCGTTGAGGAATGCCGGCGAGGTGGCTGAGATGGCCAGGAAATCCGGCGCCGAATCGGTCGAGATCCTGCGCGAGCGGATCAAGGAAGCAATGGCGGAAATCCGCGCCGGCTACGACAAGAAGTAG
- a CDS encoding MaoC family dehydratase has protein sequence MTEARPKTPPTFEQLRTMAGQEIGVSDWTTVDQHRIDQFAECTGDHQWIHVDPERAKRQSPFRTTIAHGYLTLSMIGALALEMGIVPENTQAAFNYGFDKVRFLAPVKVGARIRLRTTLLSMEDRGPGQYLMKAANTVEIEGEQKPALTAETLVMMYERRKRAGT, from the coding sequence ATGACGGAAGCACGGCCGAAGACGCCGCCGACCTTCGAGCAGTTGAGGACGATGGCCGGACAGGAGATCGGCGTATCGGACTGGACGACTGTCGATCAGCACCGCATCGACCAGTTTGCCGAATGCACCGGCGACCATCAGTGGATCCATGTCGATCCGGAGCGCGCGAAACGGCAGAGCCCGTTCCGGACCACCATCGCGCACGGCTATCTGACGCTGTCGATGATCGGCGCGCTGGCGCTGGAGATGGGCATCGTGCCCGAGAACACGCAGGCCGCCTTCAACTACGGCTTCGATAAGGTGCGCTTCCTGGCGCCGGTGAAGGTGGGCGCGCGCATCAGGCTGCGCACCACGCTGCTATCCATGGAAGACCGCGGACCCGGCCAGTATCTGATGAAGGCCGCCAACACCGTCGAGATCGAAGGCGAGCAGAAGCCGGCGTTGACCGCCGAAACGCTGGTCATGATGTATGAGCGCCGCAAGCGGGCAGGGACTTAG
- a CDS encoding PLP-dependent aminotransferase family protein gives MSAIRQRIAARILTPGARLPSIRAFAGMMQVSKSTVVEAYERLAAEGTIRSRPGSGFYAAGPLAPLSLAEIGPRLDRAVDPLWVSRQSLEAGGEMLKPGCGWLPASWMPQAALRRALRGAARADDATLADYGTPLGLPALRQLLARRLSAHGLEASPDQIMLTESGTQAIDLLCRFLLEPGDAVLVDDPCYFNFHALLRAHRAKVVGVPMTPSGPDIDLFAQALTEHRPRLYITNSALHNPTGAVLSPVVAHRLLKLADQADLAIIEDDIFADFEHTPAPRLAAFDGLGRIVQIGSFSKTLSASIRCGFIAAPRDWIEGLIDLKIATTFGGGRLSANLILTLLKDGSYRKHVEQLRARLARATAETAARLKALGIAPWIDQPAGMFLWCRLPEGIDAADVARHALSDNVVLAPGNAFSLSHTAGRFMRFNVAQCGDQRIFSTLEKSMAASHRKAA, from the coding sequence ATGTCAGCGATCCGGCAGCGGATTGCTGCGCGCATTCTCACCCCTGGCGCGCGCTTGCCTTCGATCCGCGCCTTCGCCGGCATGATGCAGGTGTCGAAGTCGACCGTGGTCGAAGCCTATGAGCGTCTTGCCGCCGAGGGCACGATCCGCTCGCGGCCGGGCTCCGGCTTCTACGCCGCCGGTCCTCTCGCGCCGCTGTCGCTGGCCGAGATCGGCCCGCGACTGGACCGTGCCGTCGATCCGCTCTGGGTTTCGCGCCAGTCGCTTGAAGCAGGCGGCGAGATGCTGAAACCCGGCTGCGGCTGGCTGCCGGCCTCCTGGATGCCGCAGGCCGCGTTGCGCCGGGCATTGCGAGGAGCGGCGCGCGCCGACGATGCGACGCTTGCCGACTACGGCACGCCGCTCGGCCTGCCGGCGCTGCGGCAGCTGCTCGCCCGCCGCCTTTCGGCGCATGGGCTCGAGGCTTCGCCCGACCAGATCATGCTCACCGAATCCGGGACACAGGCGATCGATCTCCTGTGCCGTTTCCTGCTCGAGCCGGGCGACGCCGTGCTGGTCGACGACCCCTGCTATTTCAACTTCCATGCGCTTCTGCGTGCACACCGGGCCAAGGTCGTCGGCGTTCCCATGACGCCGTCCGGGCCCGATATCGACCTGTTCGCGCAGGCGCTGACCGAGCATCGGCCGCGCCTCTACATCACCAATTCCGCCCTTCACAATCCGACCGGCGCCGTCCTGTCGCCGGTCGTGGCGCATCGGCTGTTGAAGCTTGCCGATCAAGCGGACCTCGCCATCATCGAGGACGACATCTTCGCCGATTTCGAGCACACGCCGGCGCCGCGCCTGGCGGCGTTCGACGGCCTCGGCCGCATCGTGCAGATCGGTTCTTTTTCCAAGACACTGTCGGCTTCGATCCGTTGCGGCTTCATCGCCGCACCCCGCGACTGGATAGAAGGGCTGATCGATCTCAAGATCGCCACCACGTTCGGCGGCGGGCGACTGTCGGCGAATCTGATACTGACGCTGCTCAAGGACGGGAGCTACCGCAAACATGTCGAACAGCTGCGCGCGCGGCTGGCGCGCGCCACGGCCGAAACCGCCGCCAGGCTTAAGGCGTTAGGTATCGCGCCCTGGATCGACCAGCCAGCCGGCATGTTCTTGTGGTGCCGCCTGCCCGAGGGCATCGACGCCGCCGACGTCGCCCGCCACGCCCTGTCGGACAATGTCGTCCTGGCTCCGGGCAATGCCTTCAGCCTGTCGCACACCGCCGGCCGCTTCATGCGTTTCAACGTCGCCCAATGCGGAGATCAGCGCATCTTCAGCACGCTCGAAAAGTCGATGGCAGCATCTCATCGCAAAGCTGCATAG
- a CDS encoding zinc-dependent alcohol dehydrogenase family protein encodes MKAVVYEKFGEVPTIQTVPDPKPAADGVVIKVEATGLCRSDWHGWMGHDDSITLPHVPGHELAGVVVAAGKQVSRWKAGDRVTVPFAVGCGSCFECTSGNHQVCEHQTQPGFTGWGSYAEYVGIEHADTNLVRLPDEMEFATAASLGCRFVTSFRAIVDQGRVTPGEWVAVHGCGGVGLSAIMIASAMGANVIAIDLTDEKLEFAGKIGAVATINASTTPNVVKAVKQITNGGAHMSMDALGHPTTSFNSIANLRRRGRHVQVGLMLGEHARPQVPMDKVIAFELEIRGSHGMQAYRYSAMMEMIRTGKLKPELLVGKRISLEEAPAALMAMGGFEGIGIGVVTKFG; translated from the coding sequence ATGAAAGCTGTCGTCTACGAGAAATTCGGCGAGGTGCCGACGATCCAGACCGTCCCCGACCCGAAGCCGGCGGCGGACGGCGTCGTCATCAAGGTCGAGGCGACCGGCCTTTGCCGCAGCGACTGGCATGGCTGGATGGGACACGATGACAGCATCACGCTGCCGCATGTTCCTGGACATGAGCTGGCGGGCGTCGTCGTCGCTGCCGGCAAGCAGGTGAGCCGCTGGAAGGCGGGCGACCGCGTCACCGTTCCCTTCGCCGTCGGCTGCGGAAGTTGTTTCGAATGCACTTCGGGCAACCATCAGGTCTGCGAGCACCAGACCCAGCCGGGCTTCACCGGCTGGGGCTCGTACGCCGAATATGTCGGCATCGAGCATGCCGACACCAATCTCGTGCGCCTGCCCGACGAGATGGAGTTCGCCACCGCCGCCAGTCTCGGCTGCCGTTTCGTCACTTCGTTCCGCGCCATCGTCGATCAGGGCCGGGTAACGCCGGGAGAATGGGTGGCGGTGCATGGCTGCGGCGGCGTCGGCCTGTCGGCGATCATGATCGCCAGCGCCATGGGCGCAAATGTCATCGCCATCGACCTCACCGACGAGAAGCTGGAATTCGCCGGAAAGATCGGAGCGGTGGCGACGATCAACGCCTCGACGACGCCCAATGTGGTCAAAGCGGTCAAGCAGATCACCAATGGCGGCGCGCATATGTCGATGGACGCGCTTGGCCATCCCACCACCTCGTTCAACTCGATCGCCAACCTGCGCCGGCGCGGCCGTCACGTTCAGGTCGGGCTGATGCTCGGCGAGCACGCTCGCCCGCAGGTGCCGATGGACAAGGTGATCGCCTTCGAACTCGAAATCCGCGGCAGCCACGGCATGCAGGCCTATCGGTATTCAGCAATGATGGAGATGATCCGCACCGGCAAGCTGAAGCCCGAACTGTTGGTCGGCAAGAGGATCAGCCTCGAGGAAGCGCCGGCAGCCCTTATGGCGATGGGCGGTTTTGAAGGCATCGGCATCGGCGTGGTGACGAAGTTCGGGTAG
- a CDS encoding DUF4262 domain-containing protein: MRNREAKDAKEAKTLADIEAYGCHILCVLEEDELPPFAYSVGIEHNFEVPELVVVGLKPELSQSIINEYCRRVRNGERFQIGQRASGFLGGGFECQFGSVHPDQYPEHFGWDIWFYDGLDFQVMQLVYPNTSGIWPWDAEADEWFRKRQPLLDQAPSST; the protein is encoded by the coding sequence ATGCGGAATAGAGAAGCCAAGGACGCGAAGGAGGCGAAGACGCTCGCCGATATCGAAGCGTATGGCTGCCACATTCTGTGCGTGCTGGAAGAAGACGAGCTTCCGCCTTTCGCCTACTCCGTCGGGATTGAGCACAATTTCGAAGTTCCGGAACTGGTCGTCGTCGGGCTGAAACCGGAGCTTTCCCAAAGTATCATCAACGAGTATTGCCGAAGGGTGAGAAACGGCGAAAGGTTCCAGATCGGACAGAGGGCGTCAGGTTTCCTGGGCGGCGGTTTCGAGTGCCAGTTCGGCTCGGTTCATCCGGACCAGTATCCAGAACATTTCGGCTGGGACATCTGGTTCTACGACGGTCTGGATTTCCAGGTCATGCAACTCGTCTATCCGAATACCTCCGGCATCTGGCCGTGGGACGCCGAGGCCGACGAGTGGTTTCGCAAGCGGCAGCCACTTCTCGACCAAGCCCCATCGTCAACTTAG
- the maiA gene encoding maleylacetoacetate isomerase, with product MSDLVLHNYYRSSTSYRVRIALEMKGLSYTYVPHHLRHGEHLEPAYLAVNPQGLVPALVLDDGRLLTQSLAIIEYLDEIAPEPPLLPKDALGRARVRMLAQMIACDIHPVNNLRVLTSLRTLFGAGDEDVVNWFRHWVNEGFQPLEKILASSPETGTFCHGDEPGLADICLAAQVTNNARFGVDMAPYPMISRIHAACMALPAFQKAAPQNQIDAE from the coding sequence ATGAGCGACCTTGTCCTGCACAACTACTACCGCTCCTCGACCTCCTACCGGGTGCGGATCGCGCTCGAGATGAAGGGGCTGAGCTACACCTATGTGCCGCATCATTTGCGCCATGGCGAGCATCTCGAGCCGGCCTATCTCGCGGTCAATCCGCAAGGACTGGTGCCGGCGCTGGTTCTGGACGACGGCAGGCTTCTGACGCAGTCGCTGGCGATCATCGAATATCTCGACGAGATCGCGCCCGAGCCGCCGCTGCTGCCGAAGGATGCGCTGGGCCGGGCGCGGGTCAGGATGCTGGCGCAGATGATCGCCTGCGACATCCATCCGGTGAACAATCTGCGCGTGCTCACCTCGCTGCGGACCTTGTTCGGCGCCGGCGACGAGGATGTCGTCAACTGGTTCAGGCACTGGGTGAACGAAGGGTTCCAGCCGCTTGAGAAGATTCTGGCTTCGTCGCCTGAGACCGGCACATTCTGTCATGGCGATGAGCCCGGTCTGGCCGACATCTGCCTTGCCGCGCAGGTCACCAACAACGCCCGCTTCGGCGTCGACATGGCGCCCTACCCGATGATCTCGCGCATCCACGCCGCCTGCATGGCGCTCCCCGCCTTCCAGAAGGCGGCTCCGCAGAACCAGATCGATGCGGAATAG
- a CDS encoding fumarylacetoacetate hydrolase family protein, with protein MIDFVLPPPAMASVAVAGSAERFAVRRIFCVGRNYAAHARESGNDERDPPFSFTKPADAVVDSGVEIPYPPVTGGVDGIGKIEMTIGQPKR; from the coding sequence ATGATCGACTTCGTCCTTCCGCCGCCCGCGATGGCTTCGGTTGCCGTCGCCGGCTCGGCCGAGCGGTTTGCTGTGCGGCGCATCTTCTGCGTCGGCCGCAACTACGCCGCTCATGCGCGCGAGTCCGGCAATGACGAGCGCGACCCGCCCTTTTCCTTCACCAAGCCGGCCGACGCCGTCGTCGATAGCGGCGTCGAGATTCCCTACCCGCCTGTCACCGGCGGTGTCGACGGCATCGGCAAGATCGAGATGACCATCGGGCAGCCGAAGCGATGA
- a CDS encoding response regulator transcription factor — MTAVNDRARFLIIDDHPLFREALHSAVQMAYPDVDTVEARSIAEAIDLLAGAKPFDLALLDLSMPDVHGFEGLLQLRTRYPRLPVVIVSGHEEPKIISEALSYGAAGFIPKSARKSDLAAAIRSVMDGAVYVPENYEGQPPDPDSTDRADMVQRLAKLTPQQLRVLQMLRQGMLNKQIAYELQVDETTVKAHVSEILRKLNVYSRTQAVIEVSKLDNAELFRDQAGF; from the coding sequence ATGACCGCCGTCAACGATCGCGCCCGCTTCCTGATCATCGACGACCACCCGCTGTTTCGCGAGGCGCTGCACAGCGCCGTGCAGATGGCCTATCCGGATGTCGACACGGTCGAGGCGCGTTCGATCGCCGAGGCGATCGATCTGCTGGCCGGCGCAAAACCGTTCGACCTGGCGCTGCTCGACTTGAGCATGCCCGATGTGCACGGCTTCGAAGGGCTGCTGCAACTCAGGACCCGCTATCCGCGCCTGCCGGTGGTGATCGTATCAGGCCATGAAGAACCGAAGATCATCTCCGAAGCGCTGTCTTATGGCGCCGCCGGCTTCATCCCGAAATCGGCGCGCAAGAGCGATCTCGCCGCCGCCATCCGCTCGGTGATGGACGGCGCTGTCTATGTGCCGGAAAACTACGAGGGGCAGCCGCCGGACCCCGACAGCACCGACCGCGCCGACATGGTGCAACGGCTGGCCAAGCTGACGCCGCAGCAATTGCGCGTGCTGCAGATGCTGCGCCAAGGCATGCTCAACAAGCAGATCGCCTATGAGCTGCAGGTGGACGAGACCACCGTGAAAGCCCATGTCTCGGAGATTTTGCGCAAGCTCAACGTCTACAGCCGAACGCAAGCGGTGATCGAGGTCTCGAAGCTGGACAATGCGGAGCTGTTTCGGGATCAGGCGGGGTTTTAG
- a CDS encoding RHS repeat-associated core domain-containing protein: protein MKVVGATKFFLHRDHLASVRMVTDNSGAIAEATNYATYGERLNSGFQTQKSYIGERFDPETGLLYLNARYMDPVLGRFISPDDWDPTLPGVGTNRYAYAQNDPINKSDPNGHSWLGDALGKIGEAISNAFGGKGLEASSHTGEGSGKTVPTADGVTTTKDNQPPDEALDKKKSLPKLDPGKFPLMAGGLVGKTIGFLGAFTTPASSPQEIAIERSITIQNQLDKFSQTKEQPRLCPRKKAHLSCHQAQADSHLLKELR from the coding sequence ATGAAGGTTGTCGGCGCGACCAAGTTCTTCCTGCACCGCGATCATCTGGCCTCGGTGCGCATGGTCACCGACAACTCAGGCGCCATCGCCGAAGCCACCAACTACGCCACCTATGGCGAGCGCCTCAACTCAGGCTTCCAGACGCAGAAGAGCTACATCGGCGAGCGCTTCGATCCCGAGACCGGACTGCTCTACCTCAATGCCAGGTATATGGATCCGGTGCTCGGAAGGTTCATCTCGCCCGATGATTGGGATCCGACGCTGCCTGGTGTTGGCACCAACCGATATGCGTATGCCCAGAACGACCCCATCAATAAGAGCGACCCGAATGGGCATAGCTGGCTGGGTGATGCACTTGGAAAAATCGGCGAGGCCATTAGCAACGCCTTTGGAGGAAAAGGGTTAGAGGCATCCTCTCACACCGGCGAAGGGAGCGGGAAAACAGTTCCAACCGCTGATGGAGTTACGACGACCAAAGATAACCAACCACCTGATGAGGCGTTGGATAAGAAAAAATCTCTGCCGAAATTAGATCCCGGAAAGTTTCCCTTGATGGCTGGTGGTCTTGTAGGTAAGACTATCGGATTCCTTGGAGCGTTCACCACCCCAGCTAGCTCACCGCAAGAAATTGCCATTGAGAGGTCTATCACGATTCAGAATCAACTTGATAAATTCTCTCAGACAAAAGAACAACCGCGGTTGTGCCCACGAAAGAAGGCACATTTGTCGTGTCATCAAGCACAGGCAGACTCACACCTGCTCAAAGAGCTGCGTTGA